In Zingiber officinale cultivar Zhangliang chromosome 1A, Zo_v1.1, whole genome shotgun sequence, the DNA window TTTTAGAAACAATGATTTTAATAATTAGATTAATCTTTTGATAAAGGGACTAGTATTGAACTGTATTTTAAATAAATGCACCTGTTGATTGTAAGGAAGCAACCAGTGTTGAACAATTGGTTATGTAGGAAACTCAAGCCCACTGCCTTGTCTTCATTTTGGtgatgtagtttttttttttttaattattattattattattattattattttgttcagtTATGCTGCTTGATTTTAGTTTTAGCCACTGTAGATTTGGTTTGCTGCTATGAAGAAACATGATATCATCCATTGGTTTTATGTTACTTTCCTACATATTCCAAATTCTTATGATGTTCTACTATATCATAAATTCATTATAGAACTCTTTGCTTATCATTCTTTGACCATTCTATCTGCTACTATGtgttttgtgtttgtgtttgaatACTATCCCCTTTCAGATCTTTAGGAATCACAGAAGTTAGTAGCAGGTGAAGCATTTACATTTTTAAGTTAGGTCTATGAGTTTGGAACCTATGACTTTCAAGCAAAAGCAGAAAGTGAAGAAAAACAAGTACCTAAAACCCGGCGCACTTGCACAAATGCGTCACAGAAGGATGTCAAACAAATTGTGCACTGTTATAGGAAAGAAAAGGATAATATTGGAGACTGAGATGGCAAAAATTAGTCTGCTGAATCAGGCTGATGTTACACAAGGTGATACATCAATGATCTCTCCTAACAGAGTTCCACCTCAGCCAATTGTAGATGAGGTTAAACGGCAGAAACTTCCAGCAACACCTAAAACACCACTAAGTGTTGAATTTGACAGCCAATCAAGACTTGAATCTCTTCCCATGGATATCCTGGTATGTCACCAGTGTGGGAGTTTTTCCTATCACCTGCTATACTTTGGTCCAAAGGTTTATggtttttatttcataaataatcacatttttcttattttctgtatAAAGATCAAAATTCTCTGCCACTTGCATCATGATCAGCTAAGAGCTGTTTTCCATGTTTCCCAGCGAATTCGAGCAGCTGTAAGTGTATTATTGTTTTTTGTATAACTGTTTAAATATGCTGTTGCAATAACAATTGATGTTAAGAATTCATTTTTTTCAACGAGTTTAATGGCATGGCAAGATTTAAATGTCTCATTTTGACGTAGGAGCTGTTTTAATTTTGGTAATAATGGTTCACTCATGTTTTGTGAAGTTGCATATCCTTGACCCTTGTTACAAGTAATATATGacatttatttatctatttttgaTCTGAAGTTGGCAAGGACCtcatgacttttttttttttttttggagaattCAATTCTGAACCACAAGCCCTGATTTCTAGGTGATTACTGATTTCACCACAATATAGTTGTGTCATATTAATAAATAAGCATGCTTCTAACTTTGGAAGTAGGCACTTGCCATGTTCACATGTCTTTAGTGATCCCAAATTAGCAATAACATTTTGATCTTCAATGCACATGGGTTAATCATTACTTCagtttttattttacattttaaaaAACAATTATGTAATAATTCTCATGCATATAGAAGTAAAAATAGCTATAAATTATTATCTAATAAAAACAATTATCTAGTAATAAAGGTTCTCTTACTAACACATAACCTGGTTATTATTTTCCTTTGTGTCTTGACTTTTGTGTTTATGCATATAACTTGTCTTTTTTGAATATGTACTTTAGATGCACATCTATATTGTGCTCTGAGTAGAAAATTCCCTTAAATTGACCAATATTAGCATGTGTCTTAGAAAAAGAATCTAGTAATGAGTTACCCGCCTTTGTTCAACATCAAAATTCTCAATATCTAAAGATTTACCTTCATTGTCTTATTGTTCTGATCTCAAAATTGGATCCAAGGTCATCAACCAAAATATTCTATTTCTATTCATTATTCTCTTTCACCTTTATTTTGCTCCATATAACAGGTTATCGCGGCCAGACATTATCATTTCAATTACACAACTCCAGACAGATCACGGCAGGAAATGCTTAACACCAAGACTCCAGTGCCAACTGAACATTGGCCTTTTGCAAAGTGCATATTCTTGATCACATATCTTGCGATATACTTTGACTTGCTTGCAATAATTTTCAACCCTGTACATTTTCAGCAAGGCAGAAGGAAAACGTATTTGGGGATCTATCCCACATACACCAAAGGCTCCAAAGCATGGTGGTCCTCGCTCTCGCCTTCACTTGCTTGACATAAAGCAGATTGCAGCTGTTCTATTCCCAGATTCTGCATTACCTCAACCAAACATGTTGCCACCAGGCTTGCCAAAGCCCGTTCTCAAGCCTGTATCTTCTACAAGGGTTCTGTTTTATGAAGATGAGCTCTGTCAGGCGGTAGCCCAGAATAAGCTTCGCTGAGCCACCAACTTCCAAGTTCTTGGCCATTCTGCATGATTCAATCCATTTGTTGCTGTCATGTACATGTCTTTTTGTCTTTCAAATGCAGTAGCTTGGTTTTTGTGGTCCTGTCTTTAAAGGTCAGAATCATGCAACCTGAACCTGGTTATAAGTCCTTTACATGTTCTATGTATAGTTTCCCCATATATAGGGTATGTTAGTTCAGATATAAATGTCTATTATAAAGTTCTATGTTGTTTTTCTTCCTATACTTTTCTAAGTTCTGGTtagttttgaattattttttttatagttgcCTCATTCTTGTAATTCCTCTAATGCCAAAAAATAACAATACATGCCTGTTGTAATTATTTTTAAGTAATGtaaattaagaaatataattACATCAAAGATAATaattgaataaataaattaatatttactcaatttggaaaaaaaaacatcTTTTCGTAATTATTTTATCTTTCAATAGATCAAAAGAAGAAACACGTTGATGTTTTAACTGGGCAAGTCTCCATTTTAGGATTGTTCAGAAGGTATTTGGCCTTTGGTCCAACATCAGTTAATTGGAGAAATCATCTCCTATCGTTACTTTGTGTTTAGGGGTTAAATCTTTGGGTCATGGTGTGATATTCAAATTGTCACTCAGGTACTCGTGATTTAAACTCCAGTTATGAtatatttgtagaatttttttttccaaataaggAACGTAGTTAAAGGATATTGGGCTTCTGGACTGACCGCCGTGTGTGCTTCCCAATTTACCTGATGACCGGTGGGAAATTTTCATGGGACCGGACCGATCACCTCAGAAATAGTTAATGAGATTAATTGGGATTATCAATTTTTATGTTTAGGGGTTAATAGTTAATTTATTTATGGTAGCAAGATGATTATACTTATTAAGGGAAGTAAATCATTGATCCTTATTATATTAtagtaaatataataaatttatcctCCTTTAATTGATCcctattatattataataaatttatcatcctcATCCTCTAATTAAATGGTATACGTGAGAACAATGTTTAGTTTACTTTATGATGAGAAGTAAATTATAATCATTTATTTATAATCTATTTATAAAtgtatatatttaattatttatattaataataatctataaaaattataaatgtaTAATAATCATTATTAGattctaaaattattattataattacatgtttaattaataaaaatattttcttatctaagatctttttatttttatgtaattaata includes these proteins:
- the LOC122038458 gene encoding F-box protein At4g35930-like encodes the protein MSLEPMTFKQKQKVKKNKYLKPGALAQMRHRRMSNKLCTVIGKKRIILETEMAKISLLNQADVTQGDTSMISPNRVPPQPIVDEVKRQKLPATPKTPLSVEFDSQSRLESLPMDILIKILCHLHHDQLRAVFHVSQRIRAAVIAARHYHFNYTTPDRSRQEMLNTKTPVPTEHWPFANKAEGKRIWGSIPHTPKAPKHGGPRSRLHLLDIKQIAAVLFPDSALPQPNMLPPGLPKPVLKPVSSTRVLFYEDELCQAVAQNKLR